Part of the Odontesthes bonariensis isolate fOdoBon6 chromosome 15, fOdoBon6.hap1, whole genome shotgun sequence genome, GTATGCAAAGGGTTTTTCATATTTAATACAATATTTCTACTGTAATTTACAAAGTGCACATTTACCGATGCAAATTCCAAACTTATaaatccaaaagcattcaaaactTTTAACTTTTGGCTGTTTTAAACCTGCAACCatctttttgaaaaaagaaaatagaacaaagaaaaacaaaagttggGGCAATGAGTATCGTGTAAATTAAACACAATACGATGATGTGCTCACCTCGGTTCTTTATCTCTTTCAAAATGTAACTAAAAGTACAGGAACGCAACACTAAACTACACACGTCTATGTTTGACTAAAACATATAAGTGCCTATAAATGCGTTTAATTTGCTTCTTGGAAACATTGTTGTATTGTTTATTCTCCTGCTGTGAGACGTTGTATTTCATTTTACTTTGTTCAGGTACGTTGAATAACCATTTTAATCCTGCTTCGGCTTCAGCTGTGTCTTCACTGACATGTTCAGCTATTCACGTAAAGATAATTTCTGCAGTACCCGCCCCACCTCAAGGCGGCGACTGTTACTCCTTGAGTGAATGTTGCCACAACGACATGAGCTAAGGACGGAAGTAGTGTTGATTTTTAGCTAACTAGCTGGGCTACCTTAGCCTTAACAATAGCTCGTAAATATTCTTCGTAACTGTGGTGTATATCTTATAGCGATTGTAGAATTTTTTCGTGACAGTGTTACAGTAAAACAAACTTTAAGTGTCGTTTGCCGGCTGTGGTTATTTTGAGCAAGAGTAGTTTGACAAATGATACGGTAGCGTTAGCCTTTAGCTGGGTTCGTTATCGTTGAGCAGTAACGTGCACAGAATGAATGAGCGCGCGTGAATGAATGCGTTCTATTTCCATTTGACAGGTTGTGGAAATCGTtaaaaagcagcacaataaACAGCGTTGAACAATGACCACTGGTGCTGATGTCCGGGATATTCTTGAGTTGGGCGGAGGGGAAAATGACGGTCCCATCAGCAAGAAAGACCTCATCAACTCAGATAAGGTGAGACAGAATAAATAATCATATCCACATCTGTGGCACAACCTAATTTTGGAGTGTATAAAATAAGTCAAACTGGTGTTTTCTGATTGGGACGGAATGCTCTTAAGTAAAGCGTTCCCGGGACGACAAACTGATACGCTGAATGTTGTTATTTTGTGCTTCACAATATGATTAAAGCCTTTCTTttgattgagaaaaaaaaaacaaaaaaaaaaaacatgttctcCATCACTTTTCCGTAGAAAAAATCAAAGAAGACAACAGAGACGCTGACCTTCAAGAGACCAGAAGGAATGCACAGAGAAGTCTATGCTCTGCTTTATTCAGACAAGAAGTATGTTTCCAATATTTAAATCAGTATCAGCTTTAAATTGCTCAAGTTATATGCCTAACTTTTCATACATCCACTCATCCATACTTCAATCCATAAGACAGTTTGGTTTTGTGTGAAATTGATGAACACCCAAGTTTTTGGAAATACTTCATGTTAATCATATCAGAGATCAGGGTAATATCAAAGAGTTGAAACATTTTCGTGTTACAAATAAAGTAACATTACGATGACAAAgtcttgttgttgctgtttttctgtAGAGATGCACCCCCCCTGCTGCCTAGTGATACTACTCAAGGTTATAGGACTGTCAAAGCCAAGCTTGGCTGTAAAAAAGTTCGTCCCTGGAAGTGGATGCCCTTCACAAATCCAGCTCGCAGGGATGGCGCCATATTCCACCACTGGAGACGTGTGGCAGAGGAGGGCAAGGATTACCCTTTTGCTCGCTTCAACAAGGTACAGTAGATTTGACCACTGTCCTATTCAGTCACGCAGTGCAAACACAGAAGGCATGTTTTTACTGcagccctatttttttttttcttctgtccttTTCAAACATTCTCACCTGTCTTCTTTTCATTTATCCATCCTGTTTCACTCAAAGTCACAATGTCACTTTTTCTGTTTCCCGTCTGCCTTTGTAGACAGTGCAGGTACCAGTGTACTCAGAGCAGGAGTATCAGATGTATCTCCATGATGACGGCTGGACTAAAGCAGAGACCGACCACCTGTTTGACCTGTGCAAGCGTTTTGACTTGCGCTTCGTAGTTGTCCACGACCGTTATGACTACCAGCAATACAGAGTAATGGCTCCTTCATTCACCGACGCACTTTTGTTCCctttcacagaaaaagaaaaaaatgccatTGTAAGCACATATTGAAAGTAGTTTAACTccatttgtgttttttcagaAACGCTCTGTGGAGGACCTGAAAGAAAGATACTACAGTATTTGTGGTAAGCTGACCAAGGTCCGTGCAGCAACTGGGACTGAGCCCAAGATCTACATCTTTGACGCTGCGCATGAGCGGCGTCGTAAAGAACAGCTGGAGAAGCTCTTCAATCGCACGCCTGAACAAGTTAGTAACTTTATGATATGATTTGTGTTGTAATACATGTCTTTAACCAAATTATGGCCAAAGCCAGAAGAAACTTACTGAGCAGGACACAGTTAAGCTATTTTTAATGTTGACCGTAATGCCAGCCCTCTAAATGTTTACCAAGCCTCTAAATATTCCGTTTGCACCTCTCTTGTTTTTCCTGCAGGTGGCAGAAGAGGAGTATCTTATTCAGGAGCTACGGAAGATTGAGAATAGGAAGAAAGAGCGTGAGAAAAAAGCCCAGGATCTGCAGAAACTGATTAAAGCAGCTGACACGACAACAGAGTTGAGGCGCGCTGAAAAGAGAGTATCCAAGAAGAAGCTCCCACAGAAAAGAGAAACTGAAAAACCGGTAAGATTTTCTAGCACATAAAGGGACTTAAAGTTGAACACAAGCTGAACCATTATTACCTGAGGGGGGAATATTAGATTAAAGCATCattacagagagagaaaaaaaatccagtacAATCTGTAATCTTTAGA contains:
- the dmap1 gene encoding DNA methyltransferase 1-associated protein 1; translation: MTTGADVRDILELGGGENDGPISKKDLINSDKKKSKKTTETLTFKRPEGMHREVYALLYSDKKDAPPLLPSDTTQGYRTVKAKLGCKKVRPWKWMPFTNPARRDGAIFHHWRRVAEEGKDYPFARFNKTVQVPVYSEQEYQMYLHDDGWTKAETDHLFDLCKRFDLRFVVVHDRYDYQQYRKRSVEDLKERYYSICGKLTKVRAATGTEPKIYIFDAAHERRRKEQLEKLFNRTPEQVAEEEYLIQELRKIENRKKEREKKAQDLQKLIKAADTTTELRRAEKRVSKKKLPQKRETEKPAVPETAGIKFPDFKSAGVTLRSQRMKLPSSVGQKKIKAIEQILVEQGVDLNPMPTEEIVQMFNELRSDLVLLYELKQAHSNCEYEQQMLRHRYEALLKAGGAAGCGGIMGTGPATLTQSMELPTINTSTSSTPGAEAQSWLNTDDIKVEAKEQIIDVVGAPLTPNSRKRRESASSSSSVKKVKKP